GCGAGACCGTCGAAGCTGTCGAACGGGCGCGCCGAGACGCGCACCAGCATGCGGCGGTCGCGAACGACGTTCATACCGGGCTGCATCCACCACGCGAGGTCGAGGTCATCGTGCACGTCGGCGCGATCGCGGTGCACGAGGTCGCGGAGCCGGGTCCACGCGTCGGCGCGCATCGCGTAGTTCGAGCCGAAGATGGGCGGATGCCCCAGCAGCGCGCCGATGACGGTGAAGTAGCCGCCGATGTAGATGTTGCGGGCGATCCAGCGCACGACCGCGTTGCGGCCGTAGAACACGCCGCCGTTCGTGACGACGGCGGGGCGATCCGACTCGGCCATGCGCCGCTCGATCTCGGCGATCCAGTCGGGTGCGGGGAGCGAGTCGGCGTCGAGGCGGGCGAGTACGTCACCGGATGCCGCGTCGAACCCTGCGGCCGTCGCGGGCCAGATGCCGCGCAGCGGCTCGTGCACAACGCGTGCGCCTGCCGCGAGGGCGACGTCGGGGGTGGCATCCGTCGAGCCGTTGTCGACGACGATGACCTCGTCGGGGCGCCGCGTCTGGCTCGCGAGCGCAGCGAGGCATGCGGCGAGGAAGTCCGCGTCGTTCAGGCTCGGAATGATGACCGAAATCGTGCCCATCACGGCGAGTCTAGCCACGAGGCGGTCGCGCCACGCCCGATCCGTGCGTCGAGGCGCCCGATTCGGAAAGGGGGCTGTCGTCTGCGCGACGCACCACATATGCTGGCCCGCGACCGGGGGTCAATGGAGACGAACCGGAATGGAAGGGGAGACGATGTACCCATCTGCAACACTTTCCAAGCGCGCCACGACGGCGGTGATCGCGACCGCGGCGATCGCCGGACTGGCGCTCATACCCAATGGCGCCGCCTTCGCAGCACCGGCTGCGAAGAGCTGCGAGACCCGCAACAACAACACCGTGCAGAAGCTGCTCGAGTGCGTCGGATCCGACGGCGCGATGGAGCACCTCGAGGCGCTGCAGGCGATCGCCGATGAGAACGGCGGCAATCGTGCGGCCGGCCTTCCGGGCTACGAGGCCAGTGTCGACTACGTCGTCGAGACGCTCGAAGACGCCGGCTGGAACGTCTCGATCGAGACGTTCGACTACGACTTCATCGGGGATTCGACGCTCACGCAGCTCACCCCGGTCGTGGCCGACTACCCGACCGGCGCGTTCACCGGCAGCGGCGACGGCGACGTCACCGCCGCGGTGGTTCCGGTCGACATCAACCTCACGCCGCCGCGGGCGTCGACGAGCGGCTGCGAGGCCGCCGACTTCGCCGGGTTCCCCGCAGGCTCGATCGCGCTCGTGCAGCGCGGCAGCTGCAACTTCGGCGACAAGGCGTTCTTCGCCGAGCAGGCGGGCGCCGTGGGCGTCATCATCTTCAACCAGGGCAACACGCCCGACCGTGAGGGACTCGTCGTCGCGGACGCCTCGTCACGCACCGACGGCACCCCGGTCGCGCACAACATCCCGGTCGTCGGAGCGAGCTTCGCTCAAGGCGTCGCGCTCGCCGAGCCCGGCTCGTCGGCGCACGTCTTCGTGCCCGCGCCCGACCCGCGCCCCCAGAAGAACATCATCGCCGAACTGCCCGGCACGAACGACGACAATGTCGTGATGGCCGGTGCGCACCTCGACTCGGTGCGTGAGGGCGCAGGCATCAGCGACAACGGCAGCGGCTCGGCCGCACTGCTGGAGATCGCCCAGCAGATGTCGAAGGTCAAGCCGCAGAACACCGTGCGCCTCGCCTGGTGGGGCGCCGAGGAAGACGGCCTGCTCGGTTCGGCCGCCTACGTCGCGGCCCTCTCACAGGCTCAGAAGGACGAGATCGCGCTGTACCTCAACTTCGACATGATCGCCTCGCCGAACTACATGTTCATGATCTACGACGGTGACGAGTCGGGCTTCGAGGCGCCGGTGACGGTTCCCGAAGGCTCGGTGCAGATCGAGAAGCTGTTCGAGAGCTACTTCACGGGTGCCGGCGTGCCGTATGACGACGCGGAGTTCAGCGGTCGCAGCGACTACGAGGCGTTCATCCTCAACGGCATCGCCGCGGGCGGACTCTTCACCGGCGCCGATGCGATCAAGACCGTCGAGCAGCAGGCGATCTGGGGCGGCGAGGTGGGCGAGATGCTCGACCAGTGCTACCACCAGGCGTGCGACGACCTCGACAACGTCGACGAGTACGCACTCGACGTGAACGTCGACGCGATCGCGTTCGCCGTGCTGGCCTACGCCTACTCGACCGAATCGGTCAACGGCGTGGTCGGCAAGCCCGTTCCCGGCGGGCTCTCCCTGCCGGTGCCCGCGGGCCCCGAGGGCACCGTCGGCAGCGGCGGCGGCCACGCCCACGGCGACGTCGGGTAGTTCGTTCGGTTCGGGGCGGGGGTGCCGACCGGCACCCCCGC
The sequence above is a segment of the Agromyces hippuratus genome. Coding sequences within it:
- a CDS encoding glycosyltransferase family 2 protein, with protein sequence MGTISVIIPSLNDADFLAACLAALASQTRRPDEVIVVDNGSTDATPDVALAAGARVVHEPLRGIWPATAAGFDAASGDVLARLDADSLPAPDWIAEIERRMAESDRPAVVTNGGVFYGRNAVVRWIARNIYIGGYFTVIGALLGHPPIFGSNYAMRADAWTRLRDLVHRDRADVHDDLDLAWWMQPGMNVVRDRRMLVRVSARPFDSFDGLARRVRMAFHTMSVESREWPPLTRRAERRRAPVWVWEASGLPADPDGVDVAETDGEEPLPA
- a CDS encoding M28 family peptidase gives rise to the protein MYPSATLSKRATTAVIATAAIAGLALIPNGAAFAAPAAKSCETRNNNTVQKLLECVGSDGAMEHLEALQAIADENGGNRAAGLPGYEASVDYVVETLEDAGWNVSIETFDYDFIGDSTLTQLTPVVADYPTGAFTGSGDGDVTAAVVPVDINLTPPRASTSGCEAADFAGFPAGSIALVQRGSCNFGDKAFFAEQAGAVGVIIFNQGNTPDREGLVVADASSRTDGTPVAHNIPVVGASFAQGVALAEPGSSAHVFVPAPDPRPQKNIIAELPGTNDDNVVMAGAHLDSVREGAGISDNGSGSAALLEIAQQMSKVKPQNTVRLAWWGAEEDGLLGSAAYVAALSQAQKDEIALYLNFDMIASPNYMFMIYDGDESGFEAPVTVPEGSVQIEKLFESYFTGAGVPYDDAEFSGRSDYEAFILNGIAAGGLFTGADAIKTVEQQAIWGGEVGEMLDQCYHQACDDLDNVDEYALDVNVDAIAFAVLAYAYSTESVNGVVGKPVPGGLSLPVPAGPEGTVGSGGGHAHGDVG